Proteins from a single region of Allocatelliglobosispora scoriae:
- a CDS encoding carbohydrate binding domain-containing protein, which yields MAVLAATALTAALLPAIASAAQTVTVYYQPAAGWTATNIHYQPNGGSWTTPPGVAMQAACTGWVAKTIDLGSANGLQVAFNNGSGTWDSRNGANYTLGTGEVTVSGGVIGAGNPCVPHPVTVFYKPPTGWTTTNIHYQPNGGAWTTSPGVPMAAACTGWVKKTIELGTATGLTAVFNNGAGTWDNKGGANYALGTGNVTVANGVIGSGDPCGTGPSPSPSTSPSPSTSPSPSTSPSPSTSPSPSPSPSSSPSTPPTNNAEVYYYVKTRAWTAANVHYQPTGGAWTAVPGVAMTLVCTDWMRRSIDLGTATGLAAAFNNGTGTWDNNNGNNYALGRGRTTVKDGVVTANATDPCGTVVPDTTPPTVPTGVTASASGLIITLGWTASTDAVGVTGYEVTRTGGLLGTVVRTTGSVGFVDGPLTARTAYTYSVKAFDLAGNKSAASVSVSATTGDAPPPPAGGTPLGGDPREDSIYFVMTARFADGVTANNRGGSQHVKSGNAANNDPMFRGDFQGLINRLDYIKGLGFSAIWITPVVLNRSDYDFHGYHGWDFYRVDPRLETPGASYQDLINTAHGKGMKIYQDVVYNHSSRWGAKGLYQTTTFGVRDAQWSWYYDQPVAGFEYDGLTIDPNTGKSWYNGDLWSNTAPAGNTCIDWGKPTQWTSPEGYRIYTCQWPSPTAKMFPANLYHQCWIGNWEGEDARSCWLHEDLADFNTENPIVQQYLINAYNRYIDMGVDGFRIDTAVHIPRVTWNRRFLPAIQQHAVEKFGAKGNDFYVFGEVAAFVNDKWNRGSVNHSAQFFTWKERGTFSADDETAAIEQFNYENNLGTGNQPTSTNAFLSGNDYHTPDHSKFSGMNIIDMRMHMNFGDAPNAFWNGKDTDDSTNDATYNVVYVDSHDFGPNKSSVRYNGGTDAWAENMSLMWTFRGVPTLYYGSEIEFQAGKPIDCGPTCPLATTGRAYFGDQIEGTVVAPDFGVVSSATGPVATTLAKPLAKHLQRLNQIRRAVPALQKGQYSTAGVSGASMAFKRRFTQGSVDSFALVAISGAATFTGIPNGVYTDVITGDVKTVVNGTLATAAIGKGNLRVYVLSLPGNPAPGKIGSDGPYLHA from the coding sequence GTGGCGGTTCTCGCCGCCACAGCCCTGACGGCAGCCCTCCTGCCCGCGATCGCCAGTGCGGCGCAGACCGTCACCGTCTACTATCAACCGGCCGCAGGCTGGACCGCGACGAACATTCACTACCAGCCCAACGGCGGCTCCTGGACGACTCCGCCCGGCGTCGCCATGCAGGCCGCCTGCACCGGCTGGGTGGCCAAGACGATCGACCTGGGGTCGGCGAACGGCCTGCAAGTCGCTTTCAACAACGGCTCCGGCACCTGGGACAGCAGGAACGGCGCCAACTACACCCTCGGCACCGGCGAGGTGACCGTCTCCGGCGGCGTCATCGGCGCGGGCAACCCGTGCGTACCGCACCCGGTGACGGTCTTCTACAAGCCGCCGACCGGCTGGACCACGACCAACATCCACTACCAGCCCAACGGCGGTGCGTGGACCACCTCACCCGGGGTGCCGATGGCCGCCGCCTGCACCGGGTGGGTGAAGAAGACCATCGAGCTGGGTACGGCGACCGGGCTCACCGCCGTCTTCAACAACGGCGCCGGGACCTGGGACAACAAGGGGGGCGCCAACTACGCCCTCGGCACCGGCAACGTCACGGTCGCCAACGGGGTGATCGGATCCGGCGACCCCTGCGGCACCGGCCCGTCCCCGAGCCCGAGCACGTCCCCGAGCCCGAGCACGTCCCCGAGCCCGAGCACGTCCCCGAGCCCGAGCACGTCCCCGAGCCCCAGCCCGAGTCCGAGCTCCAGCCCGAGCACGCCGCCGACGAACAACGCCGAGGTCTACTACTACGTCAAGACCCGGGCGTGGACCGCTGCCAACGTGCACTACCAGCCCACGGGTGGTGCGTGGACCGCGGTTCCGGGCGTCGCGATGACCCTCGTCTGCACCGACTGGATGCGCCGCTCGATCGACCTGGGCACCGCGACCGGGCTCGCCGCCGCCTTCAACAACGGCACCGGGACCTGGGACAACAACAACGGCAACAACTACGCCCTCGGCCGGGGACGCACGACCGTCAAGGACGGCGTCGTCACCGCCAACGCCACCGATCCGTGCGGCACGGTCGTCCCCGACACGACGCCGCCGACGGTGCCGACCGGGGTCACCGCCTCGGCGAGCGGCCTGATCATCACGCTCGGCTGGACGGCGTCGACGGATGCCGTGGGGGTCACCGGATACGAGGTCACGCGCACTGGTGGCCTGCTCGGCACTGTCGTCCGCACGACGGGGAGCGTCGGGTTCGTCGACGGTCCGCTGACGGCTCGGACGGCGTACACCTATTCGGTGAAAGCCTTTGACCTGGCCGGGAACAAGAGTGCCGCGAGTGTCTCGGTGAGCGCGACCACCGGGGACGCGCCGCCGCCACCGGCGGGCGGCACGCCGCTGGGCGGCGATCCGCGCGAGGATTCGATCTATTTCGTGATGACGGCCCGCTTCGCCGACGGCGTCACCGCCAACAACCGGGGCGGCAGCCAGCACGTGAAGTCGGGCAACGCCGCCAACAACGACCCGATGTTCCGGGGCGACTTCCAGGGCCTGATCAACCGGCTCGACTACATCAAGGGCCTGGGCTTCTCCGCGATCTGGATCACGCCGGTGGTGCTCAACCGGTCGGACTACGACTTCCACGGCTACCACGGCTGGGACTTCTACCGCGTCGACCCGCGGTTGGAGACTCCCGGCGCGAGCTATCAAGATCTGATCAACACCGCGCACGGCAAGGGCATGAAGATCTACCAGGACGTGGTCTACAACCACAGCTCGCGCTGGGGGGCCAAGGGCCTCTACCAGACCACCACCTTCGGGGTACGCGACGCGCAGTGGTCCTGGTACTACGACCAGCCGGTCGCGGGCTTCGAGTACGACGGCCTGACGATCGACCCCAACACCGGCAAGAGCTGGTATAACGGTGATCTCTGGTCCAACACCGCACCGGCCGGCAACACCTGCATCGACTGGGGTAAACCCACGCAGTGGACGAGCCCCGAGGGCTACCGGATCTACACCTGCCAGTGGCCGAGCCCGACGGCGAAGATGTTCCCCGCCAACCTCTATCACCAGTGCTGGATCGGCAACTGGGAGGGCGAGGACGCGCGGAGCTGCTGGCTGCACGAGGACCTCGCCGACTTCAACACCGAGAACCCGATCGTCCAGCAATATCTGATCAACGCCTACAACCGCTACATCGACATGGGCGTCGACGGCTTCCGGATCGACACGGCCGTGCACATTCCGCGCGTCACCTGGAACAGGCGATTCCTGCCCGCGATCCAGCAGCACGCGGTGGAGAAGTTCGGCGCCAAGGGCAACGACTTCTACGTCTTCGGCGAGGTCGCGGCATTCGTCAACGACAAGTGGAACCGCGGCTCGGTCAACCACTCCGCCCAGTTCTTCACCTGGAAGGAGCGGGGCACCTTCAGCGCCGACGACGAGACCGCGGCGATAGAGCAGTTCAACTACGAGAACAATCTGGGTACGGGGAACCAGCCCACCAGCACCAACGCGTTCCTGTCGGGCAATGATTACCACACGCCGGACCACTCGAAGTTCTCCGGCATGAACATCATCGACATGCGCATGCACATGAACTTCGGCGACGCACCGAATGCCTTCTGGAACGGCAAGGACACCGACGACTCGACCAACGACGCCACCTATAACGTCGTCTATGTCGACTCGCACGACTTCGGCCCCAACAAGTCGAGCGTGCGATACAACGGCGGCACCGACGCGTGGGCCGAGAACATGAGTCTGATGTGGACGTTCCGGGGTGTCCCGACGCTCTACTACGGCTCGGAGATCGAATTCCAGGCGGGCAAGCCGATCGACTGCGGGCCGACCTGCCCGCTGGCGACGACGGGCCGGGCCTACTTCGGCGACCAGATCGAGGGCACGGTCGTCGCGCCCGACTTCGGCGTCGTCAGCAGCGCGACCGGTCCGGTGGCGACGACGCTGGCCAAGCCACTCGCCAAGCACCTGCAGCGGCTCAACCAGATCCGCCGAGCGGTGCCCGCGCTGCAGAAGGGGCAGTACTCGACGGCCGGGGTGAGCGGCGCGTCGATGGCGTTCAAGCGGCGGTTCACCCAGGGCTCGGTGGACAGCTTCGCGCTGGTCGCGATCTCCGGCGCGGCCACCTTCACCGGGATCCCCAACGGGGTCTACACCGATGTGATCACCGGTGACGTCAAGACGGTCGTCAACGGTACGCTCGCGACGGCGGCGATCGGCAAGGGCAACCTCCGCGTCTACGTGCTGAGCCTGCCCGGCAACCCCGCTCCCGGCAAGATCGGCTCCGACGGCCCCTACCTGCACGCCTAA
- a CDS encoding BMP family ABC transporter substrate-binding protein, with product MGTQIARWLAGPRKWVAAAVAVVLIGLVTWLVWPSPEPPRARKFLEITACLLTDDKGITGPQAAQIWAGMGDASAENHVQTEYLAVTGDQTAENALAYLNGLAMGHCDLLFATGDAQVAAVRTGAARFPAVLFRPVGQVPSAANVESVQGDDLRSAARDIVKGSLATDS from the coding sequence ATGGGTACGCAGATCGCACGATGGCTGGCCGGGCCGCGCAAATGGGTCGCGGCCGCAGTGGCGGTGGTCCTGATCGGGCTGGTCACCTGGCTGGTCTGGCCGTCGCCGGAGCCGCCGAGGGCCCGTAAGTTCCTGGAGATCACGGCCTGCCTGCTCACCGACGACAAGGGGATCACCGGGCCGCAGGCGGCGCAGATCTGGGCCGGCATGGGCGACGCCTCCGCCGAGAACCACGTGCAGACCGAGTACCTCGCCGTCACCGGTGACCAGACGGCGGAGAACGCCCTCGCCTACCTCAACGGCCTCGCCATGGGCCACTGTGACCTGCTCTTCGCCACCGGCGATGCCCAGGTGGCGGCCGTGCGCACCGGTGCTGCCCGATTCCCCGCGGTGCTCTTCCGGCCGGTCGGGCAGGTGCCGTCGGCGGCGAACGTCGAGTCCGTGCAGGGTGACGACCTGCGCTCGGCCGCTCGCGACATCGTCAAGGGAAGTCTCGCCACCGACTCCTGA